A single Clupea harengus unplaced genomic scaffold, Ch_v2.0.2, whole genome shotgun sequence DNA region contains:
- the LOC122130263 gene encoding uncharacterized protein KIAA1671-like, which yields LLDSSAMRSRVQLSKKRNRRAPPSRVARHSALLSVLPENQYKDSTGAPSSSSSSSSSHPQRVALFPGMDPSALKAQLKKRSDSDSPPEGTVAPSPSQLSRSPKSPFLPRASRVLPPPTAGQENG from the exons ctacTGGACTCCAGCGCCATGCGTTCGAGAGTGCAGCTGAGTAAGAAGCGCAACAGGAGAGCCCCTCCCTCTAGAGTCGCCCGCCACAGCgcactgctgtctgtcctgCCAGAGAACCAGTACAAAGACtccacag gtgccccctcttcctcctcctcttcctcctcgtctcaTCCCCAGAGAGTGGCTCTGTTCCCAGGCATGGACCCCTCTGCCCTCAAG GCCCAGCTGAAGAAGAGAAGTGACTCTGATAGCCCACCAGAGGGCACTGttgctccctctccatctcagctCTCTCGCTCCCCAAAGTCACCCTTCCTGCCGCGTGCCTCTCGAGTGCTGCCCCCACCCACTGCAGGCCAAGAGAACGGGTAa